CGGCGCAATTGAGCAACGGTATTCAGTGCTTCCTGCCAAATTTGAGACTCTGCATAAATTTTTGCCTGTTCTAGAAGTCCTGCCCCAGCTAGCTGATTTTTCAGCGAGGAACTTACTTCAGTACGCTGGAGTAATCCCTTGACAGATTCATCCTGAGCGCGGTCTTGAAAATCGCAAATCATCGTGAAGTACCATCGATAATACTTACCAATTTGGAGAGGAACATTTGCTGGTAAGTCCAGTTTAATGATGCCAGGAGTACTAGGTAGTTTAAAAGTTGTCAGATAAACTTGATTTCCGGCTTCATCTGTCAAAGCCAATTCTCCAGATTGGGCAGTATTTTGAGGAATGTACCAATACAGTGTTGGATTGGCTGCAACCGTTTTCCCAAAATTATTTTTTGACGGCATCAAAGGCGTTATCGGTATTCCTCTCTCATCGATACAAGAAGAGCCACGCGTTCCTCCACCCAATGTTTGAGAGGGCGCTCCTCGGTCATCTACAGGTGGGAATTTGAGACTGACTTTCCACTCCAAGTTGGATAGCGATCGCCGTGATGGCAAGCTAGCAAAAGTGACAATGGTGGGAGAAAGTGCGCTAACAAGGATCGCTAAAAACAGAAAAGATTTTGGTAAATTCATGATCCGCGTAAGGACTTCTATTGAACGTAAATCTTTGAAGCAGTAAATTATACCAATTCAAAATTCAAAATTCAAAATTAAGAAAGTGAGAATTATAGCAACGGACAGGGAGCTTAGGACAGCAATAAAATCACAAAGTACGCTGTTGAAGACGCGTTTCCCGCAAACTGTCCTAACGGCTTTGGCGACTGCTATAGCATAGGTTTTATGGTTTGCATCTGTATCATATTTTTTGTGAATTGGTATCAGTCTTTTCAGAAGTATCTGAAAAATGCACTCCCTTAGGGACTTCCAATTAAAAAATATCTCGTTGCTGTGTAGGCAGAGTGCAGGCTACGGTGTACACACAAGTTATCCGAACCCCCTAAATCCCCCTTTTTAAGGGGGACTNNNAGAAAATTCCCCCCCTTTTTAAGGGGGGTTAGGAGGGGGGATCAAAACGCTACTAGACAACTTTATAAGACTTGTATGTACACGGTAGGTGCAGGGGGGAGACAGAAAAATACGATTCCAGTAAATTGGATCGTTCGATTGTTTATTTTCTGGAAGTCCCTTACCAGGGATTGCCGACGATCGTGAAACCGCTCCAATAGTAGGGATGAGCAAATTCTTTGTCTCCTATTTGTCCTAACTCTGGCGGTAAAGGAAAACTCTTACTCGCTGTTACCAACCGACCCTTCTCTAGTCGCACCTGACCCTTGAGCATTGCTACCTGTGCTTGCCGCAGAGCCTCGGCTTTAATCGGAGTTTCTTTCAATTTCTCGTAGAAACTTGTCATTAGTCCCATTGTGCTTTCATCGTTGACAGACCATAGACTGCCCATCGCTGATTTCACTCCTGCTAACACCGCCAAGCCTGCAAATCCCAACTCCGCTTCTGGGTTCCCTAATGCTGTACGACAGGCACTCAAAACCAATAGTTCCACTGGTGGCTGACTTAACTTCAACTGCCGCAATTGGCTAATTAGTAATTTGCTATACCAAAACTCAATATAGGATTTATTGATATTACCAGGCTGAAAGTTGGCATGGGTAGAGAAATGGACAATACCAAACGTCTGTAAAGCGCGGGCTTGTTTGAGCTTTTCCACGGTGAAGTTTTCGTTGAGGAAAGATTTGCCAGTCCACAATTGACTGACGATTAAAGACAACTCTAGTGACGCTGCTGGTAAGGGTTTTTGATCGGGGAAGCGATCGGCTCCCATTGCTAAGACTTGCTGATTTCTCACATCCGCATAGCGAGTATCAGTAAGTGATAGGCTGGGCATGAGACCAACGCTGTATCTTTCCACAATAAACCCTTGCCCGTCATGCAGGGCGGCGATGGGTAGGGAGCGTAAACCCGTGTCCATCAAAAAGCTAAGATTCGTGATTTTTTGAGCTTGTAAATCCTTCTCTAAAGGTTCAAGCAGCCACTTATAAAGCTTTTGAGCCAAAGGTAGGTAAGGGGGAGAGCGTTGAATGTTAGTGATAGCTGCTTGGAATTCTTGAGCGTTTTTGAGGACTTGCTCTCGTGTCGCTCCCTTAATCTGCCGCCTGATTGGTGTTCCAGAAGCAGTGACCATCACTAGTTCGAGCTGGTAGTTATCTTGAGCTTGTTGCGTAGTGGGTTGTACTTGCTGTCGGCGCTGCTCCAAACTTTGAGAATGGAACTCCCAAATAGGTTGCGGTTGCTTGGCAGTCTCGTCTTGTTGAGATTTGGAGTCTTGCTCGGTTTGGGGTTGAAACAAGACATAAATCAGGGCAGGTTTAATGCCAGTGGCTTGTTCAATTCGGCGCAATATAGCCTGGGCTTCTTTTAGGGTTTTGATGCGGACATTGCTGATACCCAAATGATTCTCAAAGGTCTTGGTGAAGACTTCCTCCAGTTCTGGCATGTTAGTGTCAGTTGCTTGTGTGGAGGCGAAGGTTGCTTCTGGTTGTTTGGTAAGAGCAAATGGATTGGTGAGATCGACGGGATTAAAATTAATAAGTGGAGGAGGGATAATAGAGATTTTCCCGCCAACGATCGCACCAGCTGTACCATTTACCGAGGCATTACCAATCTGAAACGGATTTAAGCTGCCTCCTCCATGCCGGATCGTGATGTCTCCCCCACCGTTACCGCCAAAGCTGGAAATGCTAGCCAGACTGCTGTTGCTGTCGGTGAAGGTGTCTGTGACTCGGAAAAATTGTCTAGCGGTGATATCTATGTCACCACCTCTACCGTTTTTCCCACCTTGGGCGTTAATCTGGGTAGCTTGAATGTCACGGCTGGAGTCAAGTGTGACATTGCCACCTTTGCCGAAACTACTGCCAGAATCAATTGCACCAGTGGTAATATTGGTGGCAGCTTTGGCGATGATGGCACCACCGTTAACTCCTGAACTGTTCAGGTTGCCCGTAGAAATGGCATCGCCGCTTTCGAGAGCGATCGCTCCCCCATTCCCAGTTGTAGAACTAGTGTTGAGAGTTCCCGCACTGGTATTGATATTGCCATTGGTACTGATTATTCTAATCTCTCGACCTCGATTTACCACATCGCCAGTGGTAATGTTTTGGTTGGCTTGTAGGTTAAGGGTGGCATTGTCGAGCTCCAGTGAGTTGAAATCCACTAGTGTTAATGGAACCTAAGCCAAAAGGCGATCGCAAAGTAACCGGATCATTGAAAGTCACATCACCAGCTAGGGTAATTGCACCACTGCTGTTATCTCGCCCGATAAATATTTGAGAAAAGCCATTTTGCCAGGTGTTTAATTTACTGGCATTTAGATTTAAACGGGCATCGTTAATGTTGCCACCCAAGGTAATGTCTAAGCTAGGAGTACGAGGCTGCAACTGAAGGATACCAGTACCTTTGATTTGGGTGGAGCCAAGGAAGTTCATTTCATCAGCAGTGAGGGCGATCGTACCACTACCTGTTCCAGTGGGGTTAATGGAACTGTTCTTAATGCTAATTCCTTCTGTACTGTTACTACTAGCGCCTTCTAAGCTTATATTTCCTGTTCCCGTCGATTCCACCTCTGCGCCGTCTTCAAGGAAAATGCCGAAGTTACGATTTCCCCCTCCATTACCGCCAGTACCCATGAGGCTGATATTTCCATTGGCTGAACGGACTTTGGAATTGCGACCGATATATATTCCCTCACTAATATCAGTCCCGACTCCGGCAATCCCCTCTAGAGTAATTGTCCCCGTTTTAGTCGCGGCGATCGTGCTACTGTTTACTTCAATGCCGTCGTTGTCCCTACCTCCCCTGGCGTTACTAGTACCTTGGAGTGTAATCCTCCCAGTTCCATTAGAGTTGACCAGGCTATTGTTAAGCTGAATCCCGTTGTTGTTGTTTCCATTCCCGTAGCCTATGCCAGTTAAGCTGATATCTCCATTTACGGCCATGATGCTGCTATTATTCAGCAAAATGCCTTTCTGCTCGCTAGCATCAGCATTGTTTCCCTGACCTTTAATCGAAATATTGCCAGTACCAGAATTGAGAGTAGCTCCATTAAGGCTGACTCCAATGGGATTCGCTGCTGTTCCTTGTGCTTAGCTCATTTAAAGGGTTACTACTACCGCCCAGAATTATATTGCCTCCATTAGAATCGATCGCAGCACCGTTTTTGAGGGCGATCGCTCCTCCATTGATACCGTCTCGATCTGCATTGAGGGTGACATCCAACTTCCCCGCGCCACTGGCTGTTAGCTTGGCATTTGAGTTGATAAAAATACTGTTATTAGCTTCTAGCGTTAGATTTGTATTGCCAGTACCCGTTGTGCCGATGTTGGCATTGATGTTGATATTGCGATCGGCAGCTAATTTTAAGTCAGAACCACTGCTCCATGAGATCGGATTGCTGACTGTAATATCTCCTTTACCAGCCAAACCCGATGTTGTCGAAACGGTAACATTACTCAAAGCTAGTTGATTTTGTAGCGTAGTCGAGTTGAGATTAGAAGAGGTTGTGGTGGTGTCAGCAAATATTCCACTACCAAAGGTCATACTGGCGGTATCCATCGCGCTGCTGATGTTAATATCAGTCGGATCTAGCAGGAGCGTGCCGACTTCCCCCCCAGGCGAACGCAAATCAACTAAGCCTTGAAATAAGAGCAATCCTTTGCTAGATACTTCTACTAACCCGCCATTCCCACTGTTAAGCCCCCCGATGGCGTCGATCTTACCAAAGAACTGAGTGTTATTATCTGACCAAACGATCGCCCGACCGCCATCACCGTTTAGCAGTGCGTTAGCATTAATTACCGAATCACTACTAACAAACGTCTGTAAGGCATTGGGCAAGATACCTTGACCTTTGTAATCTCCCCCAATCCGAACGATGCCGCCACCAGTTGTACCAGAGGCATTAATGTTAGCACCAATCAATCCGACGCGATCGCCCAAGACGTTTACTGTACCACCTGTCTGCATAACTCCTGTATTGGAAACATCTAGGGTTCCAGAAGCGATCGTAGTTCCTGCGGCAGTTGGGATAGTTGTACCAGATCGTGTTAACTGCACTGTACCCGCATCTAAATTCGCGATCGCACCAAGATTTAGTCCCTTAGCCCCTTGGGTTAACAGGGTTGGCAAATCCAGAGGGTTAATTGCTAGCTGTTGCTCTGTTGTATTTCTTGGCAGTTCTAGCTCTAAACTCAGCAGGTTTCCCGCTTGAGAGATCCGAATCAGGTTTGTCCCCGGCACTGCTGCAAGAGTGATATTGCCGCCGGGTGCGCTCAATGTCGCCGTATTGATAATACTCCCACCGATTAAAGCCAGATTGTGTTTTTCTAAAACTGACAAACTACCAGCATTGATAATAGTCCCAGGATTGGCGAAATCAAAGGCAAACCCAGAGGGATTGCCATTTAAATTTGAGTAATCATTTTTACCGACTGCATTAAACCAAAGGCGATTGTCAAAGCCAATTGCTGTAGCAGTCGTTACCGTAAAGTCAGCCGGAAGGTTAATTTGGGCATTCGGCCCAAAGATGACTCCAGCTGGATTCATGATGAATAAGTTGGGATTTCCTCCAGTTACCTGAATCAATCCATTGATGGTTGAAGGATCTCCGCCGACAACTCGTGTGAGAATGTTGTGAATATCGGGATTTGAGAGAAAATTGGCAATCTGCTCCTGATTGAGTCCAAATTTCTCCAAGCTGTGAAATAGGTTCGCCCGATCGCCAGAAAGCTGACCCCCTTGGATATCAATGCGATTTCCCTCTTGAGTCACAACTGTCCCTGTCCCATCATTAGCTGGAACGATGGATTGTCCAAGTACGGGTTTGGCAGCAATGCTCCCTAACCAAAAGCATAGGGTAAGCACAATCGGCAATGCAGCATCCTGACTTTTAAACACCAGTTGCTTCTGCTGGCAAAGACGCTGTAAGAAGAAGTGCGCAACTGCCTTGCCAATGTACTGCCTTGCCAACCTATTATTTCCTTTTGACTGTTGATTTTTTCTGTTCACTGCCAATTCCCCAAGCTTAAAGTTGATAATTCACTTGGAAATCAAAGCCATCATCTTGAGCGTTATTGCTATGTGCGATCGCCATAATTCTAGTGGTGCGCTACACAAACTTTGCCTCGTAGCGAGCAGAGGGGAAAGAACACTTGCGAACTATCTTCTTTTTGTTCAAAGTCCAAACAGTAGATATCTCTAAAATAGTATCATTCTGTTATAGAAGAAGATTATATAGCAATCCTATTTGATTCGTGAAAAATTATAAATAAGAAAACGAACCGCAAAGTACGCTTTCGCGCAGCGTCTCGTCAGAGAAGGGCGCAAAGGGAAGAAAGAAGAAAGAGATATATAACTTTCACAAATGATTTAGGACTGCTATAGAGTTTTTTTACACAGAAATATGAGCGGCATACTGAATTATATTGAAGACAATCCTAAAAAACAAAGCCTTTGATTAGTTTGGAGTATGAACAATTACAACAATTAATCTTAAATGCACAGTGATTGTATCATGAAAAACAAGCTTTATTAGAATTGAAAAAAGTGAAAATTATTGTTATGCGAGGAGGTCGTAAATCAAAACTATCTATTAAAGAACAAATCATTTTAAGAGGCTCGACCTTAACCTCTCACGAATACATACTGCGTCGTCTTGTAATCTAAAGATTTACTTGATAAATGGTCTCTAGGCAGAAATATAGAAGACTATTTAACCAATAATAGATTTCTAGCTCGAAAGTGACGATCACGTTTTAGGAACAGTTGATGGGGCGATCGCTCTCAGTCGTTGGTTCAACTATTTAAGCACTCAATTGCCCACATATTAACATTGTATTTGAGTAATTTATAATGCAGATAAATTCTTCCACTTTGAATGTAAATAGAATACTGTCTCCTGACGAACGCGTGTTTGAAATTGCAAATCAGCTTGGGGGCGCATTAACTAACGTTGTCATTAACCGTATTAGAGGACCCCTGAGTGCAGCCATTGTCAGACAGGCAATTGACTTGACCCAACGTCGCCACCCACGTCTAAATTGTCGGATCGTTGGTTCTACCGATTCCCCACGCTTTGAAGAGGGAGGCGTGACGATCCCGTTGCAACTAGTACATAGCGAAGATGATAATCAGTGGCAAAATATTGTTTTGCAAGAACTAAATCAAAAAATTGAAAGCGACAAATATCTCATGCGTGCTGTATTGGTTCAGCCTGTTGGCGAACCAAAGGAATCAACAGTCAGCTTTTTGATTGTCACCTTACATCATGGCGTTGCAGATGGCACATTCTGCATCCGACTGCAAGCAGATATCTTGACGTACTGTCAAAAGATAGCAGCGGGACAATCTGTTGAAACAGTGGCGCGTTTGCCTGTGCTGCCTGCATTGCCAAAGCTTTTCCCTGCCTCAATGCAAGGATACGGTGGTGTGGTAAATACGATTGATTGTCTGTTGCGGCTTGTCAGCCAATATATCGCCCATCGTCCCGAAACTTTAGGTTTTGAGCAGTATCAAACACCGGAATTACGTCGTGCTAACGTGGTTTATCGCCAGCTTGATGAAACTTTCACCCAACGGTTCAATGAAGTTTACAGAAAGGAGAAAGCGAGCGAACAGAGTGCTTTGTGTGCTGCCATGATGCTTGCAGCCGCGAATAAAATAACAGGTGGAAAAAAGCGAGATATCTGTTTGAGTTGTCAGTCATTTGCAGACCTGCGTCGCCGCATCCAACCAGTAATTAGTGATGAGCAGATGGGGTCTTTAGCTTCATCCACTTTGACATTTCACACCTTAAAACCAAGTATGTCCTTTTGGGATTTAGCACGCGATGTGAAACAGCAAATCGCTACGAATATCCAGCGCAACGATCTATTTAGTATGATGCTAGCATCTGGACTGGCAGTGGCAACGAAGGGAATGCTCCTAAATCAAGTACTGGCTACTGTTGGAGTCACTAAGCTTGGTTTAGTTAACATTTCTCATCACTATGGCGTATTTGAACTCGAAGAAATTAATGCTGTAGCTTCAGCATCAGTGTTTCCAGGTGTTTTTGTGGTTGAGGCATTAAGGTTTCAGAAAAATATGTTTTTGAATTTTCTATTTTCTGAGCCTTCACTCAGTCCAGAAACGATCGCGGCACTTGCAGACGATGCTATTGCCTACCTAGTTGATGCTTGTGCAGATTAGAGTTTCTACCAACGTAAATTTGTTTTTTTGGTAGTGACTAGTTGAGTTTCTCAGGAAGCAGCATCATATTCATCCACTATAAGCAGGCTTTGGTCAAGTCCAGTTTTTTTGAGTGTTTCCAAGACCATTTCTTGTGGAGCAACTATGTAAATATTTGCATTAGCATCTATTGTTTGTTTAGCAAAAATGAGTACCCGCAGACCCGCACTGGCCATATATTCTAAGTCTTGCATCAACAACACGAGGTGTTTTGGATTCTCAACTGCTGCTTTCTCTACCTCTGTCTTGAAAACGGATGCAGTCATTGCATCTAATTCTCCAGACAAAGTGATTTTAGCAACATCATTGCCGATCTCTAGTGTGACGCTCAAAGCCATAACTTTTTCCTCTATGCTGATTTATTTGAACCTATTCGTAAGATTTTAATGTCGGAGATAATTTATCAATAAGCAATTATACTTAAAATGTTGCTGAAAATTGGCATTGGAAACATAATTTTTGAACAGGTGATACTTACTTTGGGCTATGCCTACGCATAAGGGACTTCCATCAAAAAAGATCCCATCGCTGTGTAGGCAGAGGGGCAGGGAACTCTTAACAGTCTATACTTTGACGACGCATTCAGGAGCTTGTTGGCGGATAGGCACTTGAAGTATGAAATTAGTAAATCACCCCCAGTCAACCCGCTAGTACAGTTAAACAAACCGTAGTCCGAATTATTGGTTCTCTGTGGGTACTGATTGCCAAGCAAGACGATGTTTCCAGTGCGATGTGAAATTAACTTGAACTACTTGGTTAAAGTCCTCCAAAGCTGCTGAAAAAGTTTTCTCTTTTAGCTTTGCTGCACCTTGGTTGTTCAACTGTTTAGGGAATTGTGGATTCCATACATATTTTTGACAAGTTTTGTGGGCAATTTCTACATCACTGCCATTTTCAGGATTTTGAAAGACGGGATGATAATGTAACCTGTTGCAGCAAACTTGCAACCATTCTTGCCACCCACATTGCCACAAGCGGACTGTTCCATCAAGACTACCACTGACAATCAATTTACCATCAGGGCTAAAAGCTGCGGAATTTACCCAATACTCATGTCCGTGCCAAGGTTGACCAATGGGGTTGCCGTGAATATCCCATAAGCGCACTGTCAAATCATTGCTGGCACTGACAATCCACTGACCATCAGGGCTAAAAGCGACAGAATTAACTTCTTTTTCATGCCCGTGCCAAGGTTGACCAATGGGGTTGCCGTGAATATCCCACAAGCGGATTGTCGAATCATTGCTGGCACTAATAATCCACTGACCATCAGGGCTAAAGGCGACAGAATTGACTTCTTTTTCATGCCCGTGCCAAGGTTGACCAATGGGGTTGCCTTTCATATCCCATAAGCGCACTGTCGAATCATTGCTAGCACTGATAATCCACTGACCATCAGGGCTAAAGGCAACAGAATTGACTTCTTTTTCATGCCCGTGCCAAGGTTGACCAATGGGGTTGCCTTTCACAT
This portion of the Nostoc sp. GT001 genome encodes:
- a CDS encoding DUF928 domain-containing protein; the encoded protein is MNLPKSFLFLAILVSALSPTIVTFASLPSRRSLSNLEWKVSLKFPPVDDRGAPSQTLGGGTRGSSCIDERGIPITPLMPSKNNFGKTVAANPTLYWYIPQNTAQSGELALTDEAGNQVYLTTFKLPSTPGIIKLDLPANVPLQIGKYYRWYFTMICDFQDRAQDESVKGLLQRTEVSSSLKNQLAGAGLLEQAKIYAESQIWQEALNTVAQLRREKPTEWEELLQSVGLGAIAKEPFLDCCTSDR
- a CDS encoding CHAT domain-containing protein, whose amino-acid sequence is MDFNSLELDNATLNLQANQNITTGDVVNRGREIRIISTNGNINTSAGTLNTSSTTGNGGAIALESGDAISTGNLNSSGVNGGAIIAKAATNITTGAIDSGSSFGKGGNVTLDSSRDIQATQINAQGGKNGRGGDIDITARQFFRVTDTFTDSNSSLASISSFGGNGGGDITIRHGGGSLNPFQIGNASVNGTAGAIVGGKISIIPPPLINFNPVDLTNPFALTKQPEATFASTQATDTNMPELEEVFTKTFENHLGISNVRIKTLKEAQAILRRIEQATGIKPALIYVLFQPQTEQDSKSQQDETAKQPQPIWEFHSQSLEQRRQQVQPTTQQAQDNYQLELVMVTASGTPIRRQIKGATREQVLKNAQEFQAAITNIQRSPPYLPLAQKLYKWLLEPLEKDLQAQKITNLSFLMDTGLRSLPIAALHDGQGFIVERYSVGLMPSLSLTDTRYADVRNQQVLAMGADRFPDQKPLPAASLELSLIVSQLWTGKSFLNENFTVEKLKQARALQTFGIVHFSTHANFQPGNINKSYIEFWYSKLLISQLRQLKLSQPPVELLVLSACRTALGNPEAELGFAGLAVLAGVKSAMGSLWSVNDESTMGLMTSFYEKLKETPIKAEALRQAQVAMLKGQVRLEKGRLVTASKSFPLPPELGQIGDKEFAHPYYWSGFTIVGNPW
- a CDS encoding filamentous hemagglutinin N-terminal domain-containing protein, translating into MNRKNQQSKGNNRLARQYIGKAVAHFFLQRLCQQKQLVFKSQDAALPIVLTLCFWLGSIAAKPVLGQSIVPANDGTGTVVTQEGNRIDIQGGQLSGDRANLFHSLEKFGLNQEQIANFLSNPDIHNILTRVVGGDPSTINGLIQVTGGNPNLFIMNPAGVIFGPNAQINLPADFTVTTATAIGFDNRLWFNAVGKNDYSNLNGNPSGFAFDFANPGTIINAGSLSVLEKHNLALIGGSIINTATLSAPGGNITLAAVPGTNLIRISQAGNLLSLELELPRNTTEQQLAINPLDLPTLLTQGAKGLNLGAIANLDAGTVQLTRSGTTIPTAAGTTIASGTLDVSNTGVMQTGGTVNVLGDRVGLIGANINASGTTGGGIVRIGGDYKGQGILPNALQTFVSSDSVINANALLNGDGGRAIVWSDNNTQFFGKIDAIGGLNSGNGGLVEVSSKGLLLFQGLVDLRSPGGEVGTLLLDPTDINISSAMDTASMTFGSGIFADTTTTSSNLNSTTLQNQLALSNVTVSTTSGLAGKGDITVSNPISWSSGSDLKLAADRNININANIGTTGTGNTNLTLEANNSIFINSNAKLTASGAGKLDVTLNADRDGINGGAIALKNGAAIDSNGGNIILGGSSNPLNELSTRNSSESHWSQP
- a CDS encoding alcohol acetyltransferase, producing the protein MQINSSTLNVNRILSPDERVFEIANQLGGALTNVVINRIRGPLSAAIVRQAIDLTQRRHPRLNCRIVGSTDSPRFEEGGVTIPLQLVHSEDDNQWQNIVLQELNQKIESDKYLMRAVLVQPVGEPKESTVSFLIVTLHHGVADGTFCIRLQADILTYCQKIAAGQSVETVARLPVLPALPKLFPASMQGYGGVVNTIDCLLRLVSQYIAHRPETLGFEQYQTPELRRANVVYRQLDETFTQRFNEVYRKEKASEQSALCAAMMLAAANKITGGKKRDICLSCQSFADLRRRIQPVISDEQMGSLASSTLTFHTLKPSMSFWDLARDVKQQIATNIQRNDLFSMMLASGLAVATKGMLLNQVLATVGVTKLGLVNISHHYGVFELEEINAVASASVFPGVFVVEALRFQKNMFLNFLFSEPSLSPETIAALADDAIAYLVDACAD
- a CDS encoding anti-sigma factor antagonist (This anti-anti-sigma factor, or anti-sigma factor antagonist, belongs to a family that includes characterized members SpoIIAA, RsbV, RsfA, and RsfB.); the encoded protein is MALSVTLEIGNDVAKITLSGELDAMTASVFKTEVEKAAVENPKHLVLLMQDLEYMASAGLRVLIFAKQTIDANANIYIVAPQEMVLETLKKTGLDQSLLIVDEYDAAS